One stretch of Rhipicephalus sanguineus isolate Rsan-2018 chromosome 10, BIME_Rsan_1.4, whole genome shotgun sequence DNA includes these proteins:
- the LOC119406933 gene encoding uncharacterized protein LOC119406933 yields the protein MRSQPLSISKLQEEKELNVLTGLPCFELFYNICDLYTECRTLAQSKSFCISNEDAVFMTLIKLRHNMTFSVIAVLFGIHRTTVSDIFKFTVTALAGILAKAVYWPSKEAVVDNLTVHFKKYTSVRAVLDCTEIPLQRPRDLESQLLTYSWYKGTYTGKVLICETPGGHISYISQVYGGRASDSFITKESKIMEKFLPSIDSVMVDKGFLIDQLCLNYHVEMVRPPFLRKSKQLSKHDAEKNQSIAAARVHVERAIQRMKQYKILTSNLGIELFPYVDDIMQVIAGIVNLSKPIFTSDKFLAQ from the coding sequence ATGCGCAGCCAGCCGTTGAGCATTTCGAAGCTGCAAGAAGAAAAAGAGCTGAACGTGCTCACTGGACTTCCATGCTTTGAATTATTTTACAACATCTGTGACCTTTACACGGAATGTCGCACACTAGCACAGAGTAAAAGCTTTTGTATCTCCAATGAGGATGCAGTTTTCATGACTCTCATTAAGTTACGCCACAACATGACCTTTTCTGTTATTGCTGTGCTGTTTGGAATTCACCGCACAACAGTATCAGATATTTTTAAGTTCACCGTAACTGCCCTAGCAGGAATTTTAGCGAAGGCCGTGTACTGGCCAAGCAAGGAAGCTGTTGTCGACAATTTGACTGTACACTTCAAGAAATACACAAGCGTAAGGGCAGTGCTAGACTGCACCGAGATACCGTTGCAGCGGCCAAGAGACCTGGAGTCCCAATTATTAACCTACAGCTGGTATAAGGGCACATATACCGGAAAGGTATTAATATGCGAGACACCAGGAGGCCATATCAGTTACATAAGTCAAGTGTATGGCGGAAGAGCGTCCGACTCTTTCATCACAAAGGAGAGTAAGATCATGGAAAAGTTTCTCCCCTCCATTGACAGCGTCATGGTGGACAAGGGCTTTTTAATTGATCAGCTTTGCCTGAATTACCATGTCGAAATGGTGAGGCCACCATTCTTGCGTAAGAGCAAGCAGCTCTCAAAACATGACGCTGAAAAAAATCAAAGTATAGCAGCTGCACGGGTACATGTTGAACGCGCTATCCAACGCATGAAGCAGTACAAGATTTTGACTAGTAACTTGGGCATTGAGTTGTTTCCTTACGTTGATGACATAATGCAAGTTATTGCAGGGATTGTGAATCTTTCGAAACCTATATTCACGAGTGACAAGTTTTTGGCGCAGTAG
- the LOC125760191 gene encoding uncharacterized protein LOC125760191 produces the protein MVVYCSVPQCRTYATDPGVSFHHYPKCKKMREAWLVKLKMGKDANANSRVCSKHFRDEDFVYAAASKMFGWKRRWLTPEAVPSLSLPVRPSDRPRRPERRPNRAQNKEDRPLALAFPKSLLDVLPAGEEQPSTSSMDITDQELNLTEDGNEGNRSA, from the exons ATGGTGGTGTACTGTTCGGTGCCGCAATGCCGGACGTATGCGACAGATCCCGGTGTAAGTTTTCACCATTACCCCAAGTGTAAAAAAATGAGGGAGGCTTGGCTGGTGAAGCTGAAAATGGGAAAAGATGCCAACGCCAACTCTCGAGTCTGCAGCAAGCATTTTCGTGACGAGGATTTCGTGTACGCCGCCGCTTCTAAGATGTTCG GCTGGAAGAGGCGTTGGCTTACACCCGAAGCTGTCCCGTCCCTGAGCCTTCCTGTGCGACCTTCGGACCGTCCGCGACGCCCCGAGCGCCGTCCAAATCGGGCGCAAAACAAAG AGGACAGACCACTGGCTTTGGCTTTCCCTAAAAGCTTGCTGGACGTATTGCCCGCTGGTGAGGAACAGCCAAGCACCAGTTCAATGGACATCACTGATCAAGAGCTTAACCTCACTGAAGACGGCAATGAAGGTAACCGTAGTGCATGA